From the genome of Spinacia oleracea cultivar Varoflay chromosome 2, BTI_SOV_V1, whole genome shotgun sequence, one region includes:
- the LOC130468042 gene encoding uncharacterized protein, which translates to MPPPKNLLHFMPLPGQKLKSVVVAEPPPVDQPLAEEDTIPSPLKPSAALGIEIQDITKVMEAIEADLVPGSDVPTVAERKEESADVSLERERSPDKEMVDLTEAHMEVPEAEKEVPSAEEEQPEQGLTRKRRHSTLGSTSTSALDRLIHADPCSDVPLKRIPEEVREAMARYARAPVLGENPMAHVGSLVGPEAARENLLRANPQWRVPGAEERNPAMMAQYYLNEAVFWSSFASECSSVEERQLRRYQEAYARDIPVLDQKAGQLMAEMVDLKLLYLQYSREARESAEQIGAEVGKLTFRVEEDAEKIASFDKERKEMAAKFASELEEKDSLLKEMTSKFEAAIKQSQEAEARLQQFVKHREIVQNQADKVPVLQLKIREKDAAIRKLEQERVDLYTADQCREQYWNGILGARRMFAKHMPHFPWNEKVPLWMRAQDHLVECQADRDEAEAERQAALAEARAQKATSEGDTTAGGSSKDAPLGDAPETPKS; encoded by the exons atgcctcctcccaaaaatctccttcacttcatgcccttgccagggcagaagttgaagagtgtggtggttgcggaaccgccgcccgtggaccaaccgttggccgaggaagataccatcccctctccgctgaagccgtctgctgctttggggatcgagatccaggatataaccaaggtgatggaggcaattgaagccgaccttgttcctggctcggatgtccctacTGTGGCCGAGCGGAAGGAAgaatctgctgacgtttctctcgaaagggagagaagtccagataaggagatggtggatctcaccgAGGCTCACATGGAGGTTCCCGAAGCTGAGAAGGAGGTCccttctgctgaggaggagcaacccgagcagggtctgacgaggaagaggcgccactcgaccttgggctctacttcgacctcggccctggatagactgatccacgctgacccttgctcggatgttccgctgaaacggatccccgaggaggtaagggaggcgatggctcgctatgctagggctccggttttgggggagaaccccatggctcacgtgggatctttggtgggtcccgaagctgcacgggagaatcttcttcgggccaacccgcagtggagggttcctggagctgaggagaggaacccagctatgatggctcagtattatctgaatgag gctgttttctggtcctcgttcgcttccgagtgtagctcggttgaggagaggcaattgaggaggtatcaggaggcttatgctcgtgatatccctgtcttggaccagaaggctgggcagctcatggccgagatggtggacctcaagctactgtaccttcagtacagtcgtgaggctagggaatcggctgagcagatcggggccgaagttgggaagcTTACTTTCCGAGTCGaggaggatgctgaaaagatagcttccttcgacaaggagaggaaagaaatggctgccaagtttgcgagcgaacttgaagaaaaagacagtcttctcaaggagatgacttctaaatttgaggcggccattaagcagagccaggaagcggaggcgaggcttcagcagtttgtcaagcatcgggagattgttcagaaccaagctgacaaggtgcccgttctccagctgaagatccgagagaaggatgctgccattcggaaactggagcaagagagagttgacctctacactgctgatcagtgtagggagcaatactggaatggcatcctgggcgctcggcggatgttcgcgaagcatatgcctcatttcccttggaatgagaaggttccgctctggatgagggcccaggatcacttggtggagtgccaggccgatcgagacgaagctgaagctgagcgccaagctgctcttgcagaggctcgggcccagaaggcgacttccgaaggtgatactactgctgggggttcttcgaaggatgctcccctgggggatgctcctgagactcccaagagttag